ATTCCTTGGCACTTCCCCTCAAGGAGTAAGGGAAAAGCCTAAGGCGTAAGGCATCCTCCGACACTCCGTTGgccttgaacatgtcacaactatccaagaactcgttgagatgctcgttggggttttcggtggctcTCCCTCCGAATTGATTCCCTTGGACAAGTTGTAGCAAGGTGGCTTTCACATcaaaattgttggcttgaatAGGTGGCTTGACAATACTCGGATTCACCACCTTTTTCGGAGCCAAGTTATCTCACATAGGAACCGCGGCCATTGTCACTTCTTCTCTCGGATTTGCAAAGGGATTCTCAAAAGTTTCAAAGGTACTTGGTTCTTCTTGAAAGTCTTCAACTACTAAACTTTCTTCGGAAGTTGGTGTTTCTATAAGCCCTCTTCTACGTAGTGAATTTAGTCTTCTTGCGGTAGCTTCTATCTCGTGGTCAATCAGATCAATTGGTTGACCTCTTCGAGTTCTCCTACTCATGCAAAAAGTCCTACACACTCAAAAGAAGGATTAGTAACAcaaaagacttagtctaaactagaacgaaaacaattaatatctagccgaACTCCCCGCCAACGGCGCTAAAAACTTGATGGCagtcaagctatacctcgcaagtgcaagattttatcgttgtacactattaagggtcgatcccacaaggagttgaaaatattactaattgttctaattcACGAGCTTAGCTAAGTCAAACTAAAATTGAGAGGTGGTAACAATCTAGCACTAAACTAACAAATTGAAAGGCTAATAAACTAGACAAAGAGacaagcaaagaacaagctaACAAGGATAAGAGTTGATCAAATAATAGGAAAGGCTAGAACTCGGTTCTTCCACGAATATACGTAATTCCACATGTTAATTCTCTCGGCTAATATCAAGGGGTAGAAAgttaagggggagatggctctaattcgcctagaacctccctctcgggttcgcaataggacactagctaccccaactaacccccctctcgggttcgaaagtcgGTATCCCAAGTCTAAAGCCCAACAACCCGAAAACACATGTAATCCTCAAGGTAGTCTAGCATtagctaaggtcattaagcccccatcaaactccgggtcatcccactccctctctcaagggtcgatttcaaacgctaactTAGAGGTActctaccccggttctccctttcggtggacaagggtcacaaattGACACTAACCAATCATCAATCCATAAACAATTCATTCCTCTaagctaccctcaccaatttcccccaacaaattagcctaaatgagaattaattagtgAAACTACCCAtaccgggtcaaaccgagtcctagtagaagactactcactaatcatgtttctaaaagcaagggaaacaataaagatggagtctTTAAACATAAACATAGTGGGAGGATGAATTCTACTTCttaacatgcaacaatccaacaataatgatgaagaaagataaattaaactaataatgaggatgattaaactaaaagacacaatctttaacaaaaacaactcaaagattcaatctttaactCAAGGGaatcaaagactcaatctttgggtgaaaataacaaggatgaacaaaggaaagatgaacaagagtgaaaacaacaacaatcaaacaacaaggatggaaatttaacataaacaattaaacaaaactaaatggaaaagcaaatgtaaactaatgaaattaggaagagaaataataccaactcaAGAACAACAAAGGAATTTGGATTGAACAATAAGGAAGGAgaaaccttcaatcttcttacaacccaatttctaCTACTAAATAATTGAAGAACTTcttctaattaaggaaagattagtaaTGTAATTGACAAGATTCAAACTtggaaaaggaaaataaatttgGGTCTAGGGTTCTGTGTACAAAAGGTTTTGGGAGGGAGTATTTATAGTCTTTCATAAGATTAAGAAGAAAATAGgagaaaagaggagaaaagcCCAAAATCCGTCAGCTACTGCGTCCTgctggtggaccggctgccggttcgccTACCGGCAGCCACGCCAAATGAACTTGAAGTTTGGAAATTAGCTTGTAAGTGTGTTCTgctggtggaccggctgccggcctgccggcagaacactgtCTTCAGAGTCTTCAATTCCTTCATTATGTCGCGTTCTACCGGTGGACCGGCTACCGGTTCTCCTACCGGTAGCGAGGCCAAACTTCTTTTTCCTCTTAATTCCTTCTCAATCTCCAGCTGCTGTGTtctaccggtggaccggctgtCGGCCTGTCGGCAGAACACAATCTTCagcttctttcttcatttttcttgGCACTGTGGggggtgtgttctgccggtggccagaccggctgccggtctgccggcagaACACTCTTCTCAGCATTCTTCACCTCTTTTTCTTCTAAAGCTAACACGGGTTAGCTTTTCACTCGGGTTTCATTCCGTCTTCCTTTTTCAAGGCTAATTCCCTGCAAAAGATCACGGGAACCGTAATATGGCGGTACATGGAAAAAAAGGCAAAAGATGAGCGAAAGGAACCTAAAACCGTGCTAAGGAGGTTGAAACGCATGGGAAATGGGAAGTAAAAAGATGTAAACTAATCACATATCAGTAAACCATTCCATTAAGTACTAACCAATATGAGAATAATTTAGGGAGAGTATTTAGGGAGATTTATAGCATTGTTGCCATTTTTAAATGGTCTAATAGTATAACATTGATTGCGCCCATAATCATCAGTTAtttacttatatatatatattttatttgtGTTTTAATTACGCTATTAcgtagtaatttttttttaaaattgtaaAGTTGATGGGATGCCGCCACATCATTTATGCTTGCGATATACAATGCCATGTCAGTGGTTGAGTTAGAAGATTAAtaaatatagatatagatatagatatagatatcgATATAGATACTAGTCTTAAAATTGTGAAATTCACGATCTATGATATTAAGCTATGATATAGATTGCATGTAAATGTCATTTCCACCTGATAGATGAACCGAATGACGAATGGATGATAAGTTGAATTAAGATTAATTTCATATGCCATTCATCCGCCATCGTTTCGATAAATATGTATAATAAATTGTTAAGATGTAAAGTAGTCAATTATTCTAATTTTTCTACTTTTAAAATAAATATTtaattaaaagtaaatataaaatagttaaactaaaaAACATTATGTAGAGGTTTAAAATTTTGACTTGCGAGAAATCATATGAGCTGAACGTTTGTTCAATTTCACTTTTGGTGTTAGTTAAAAAAACCAGTAATGGCTAGTAAAGTTTGTTAATCCATTAAACTCGACTTGCttaatttgtaaaaataaacAAACATGCATAAGCAAAGTATTAACCAAAAAATGTTTAGTCACTTGCGAACAATTCTTGTGTGTAACCGTTATTTCCATGTTTTTTTGGCAAAAAATGACCACTTTTTAGTAAATAGTGACCAATTTATGGTATATATATAGACACTGTCTCTCTTAAGAATTTGTGTTTTCAAGTCATGAAAAGTGGTAACTATTTAACCCAAAATGGTGACTATTTACCCAAAGATGATCACATTAGTCTCGTTACATAGTGCGGCGGTCGTATAGTAGCATTTGCGAAGGCATGGCCAAATGGGCCATGGCCTGGATGATGATTTCGGGGATAATTAATACTCCCTCTTTTTTTTTATAAGGAAAGGAAACTAGGTCAATCGAAAATCGAAATTTAACATCCTCACGGATGTGAACGGTAATCGAAAGTAAAAACTTTCAAATTAcccaaattataaaaataaggGAAACAAAGAGTACAAATAAGAACTTTCAAAGAAAGTCTCTTGAAACTTTGCAATCCCAGAGTAAACACAACAAAGAAGGAGAGAAAGaagaacaaaaaaataaaaaaaataaagataaaggaAACTGAGGAGGGTGGGGATAAACAAAGAATATCTCCTTCTCAAAAAGATGCAGCTGTAAAAAAATTCACAACAATTTTCTAAACAACATGAGAGGGGTTGTAAAAATTCATATGTCAATTCTCCATTTCAAATCCACAAATGAAAATGGagaaaacaaccaaaaaccaaataacaattttTAATAGAATTTTGCTGAGATTCATTTATGAGATTAAACCTCATGAAGGTATTCTGTTAAAATTCCTGCTTATCTTAAACTTTCAAAGCTAAAGATGTATGATTGTAAGTAACTCTCCGATGCTAAATATGGATAGAACAAACAATCAAATCTTAAAGAAGGTAAAAAATAAAACCGAAAAATTGACTGAAAAATCTGTTCTAAGAGAAGTGAGGAAGAAAAAGCAAGAAAAGAGAGAAACTTGTGCTTTCCATTTCCAGAACAAggctagaaaaaagagaaagaaatctcaattttatttttcattctcaCTGTCTCTCTAAAAatttagagagaaggaggagcTTTTCTTCCTAGAGAAAGCAAGATAGTGTTACTTCTCATcatctaggtagcaccaaaacggacacggacacggacactgacacgacacggacacgcgacacggcatctcatgaaatttaggacacgggacacgtcatttaaatttaataaaatatatattttatagttatttatgtgcggttttatttttgaaaaattatttgaatattaaatttaaataagtgaaggtaaaacttgacgttaattataactcattctcatttcgaaaaccaaaaaccaacttataatcaatctatttcgacatctcattactactttaaagaacatcatttaccgctaattcaacttatttccccaccaaattcaaccatataataattcacgtcatttaccttaaattcaacttgattccgtttgaaggcgtgtccaaataccatggacacggctcaaaataccatggacacgtgtcagacacgtgcccaaataaaagatgaaagttagacacggctttacaagtgtccgacacgttttgacgtgtgtccgacgagtgtcgtgtccaACACGGGAACGCCGATTAAGAGGTGTGTTCGTGCAACCTAGCTCAtcatcatactccctcctattctaaatatcCTTATCTATTTTTTTTCCATCTATCAATACCTTtcctatttcttttttttttttttgctaaagttttatacttattttaatcacctcactcAACAACAATATCCTACAATACTCATAGTTTatgcttattttaatcacctcatcccacaacaataccccacaatacattCCCTCTCTCCAACACAATACCTTCCATCTCTCCAATTACCTGACCCCACAACAATATTTTATGCTTATTTAAATCAAACCCTTTAATCTTGTGCGATCCATGAATAGAGAAGGTTATCAAGACTTGGAGGTAGTACATAGtaatgtactccctccgtcccggtcaattgttgtcctttggttttgacacaaagaccaaggaaagaagagggggtcaattactaaatgacaagtggaacaaattgagtgtgaatggtCAAATAATTTTTCATcaagtttattcttaaaatagaaaggacaacaattaactgagacacgcaaaaatgaaaaaggacaataaataaccgggacagagggagtagtaaTTATAAGCATCATTGCCTGTAGTATTAGAGTGGTAAACAGTTAACACTTCATGCAATTGTGACTTCATTCTATGAAGTCATGTGCTCGACTCTAGTTAATGTGACATAACAATATCATAATCCACGTATTAATGTGGTGTGGCATAATAAGTTAATGGGACATGTCAATATCATAATTCACGTATTATCTAGTAACTGTTACATGACACTAATTTAATTCACACACCCTTataaatttacatcaaaattttataatttataattaaaattgacatttaATTGAAATCTTTGTaataaaacattttaataaattaattaaagctcttcatattacttaacacccaccatttttattaacatttttttccttttaattcatttttataataaaacatgttaataaataattgattaaaattctttataatacttaacacccaTCAAATTAAATagcattttttcctatttaattttttttaataaaacatgttaataaattgattaaagcTCTTCATATTAGTTAAAACCCACCAATTTCATTGACATTTTTTTCTATTTAATTTACCTATTGAGTTTCTCTGTAATTAATTATCTTATTCAATAATACcataaaataaatgaaaaataaaattaaaatatggaaATCTATGATTGTGTTCGATATTTACATATTACTACATTCAAATTAGGTGTAATAAATTTCGAACAAACATAATACGACAATGACTAAAATCTTAAACGGAGGAAGTATTATCTTATGAACTACGTTCAAACTCATACGGAGTACAAATTTAAAGGTAATAGAAACAACACTTTATGTATTATATATGGTATATAAATATAAGAGACCAAACCATAATAAAGTGGTACTTCGTATATAGTAGAAATAAAACGATAAGTAACCAAGTAAGCCGGATTTATGTTGTAATACCCATGCTTGATTTATTGATTATTATAGTATACATAGTTGTTTCGTCATCTTAGCTTATAAATAGGACTCTTCATTTCAAGGAGAGATACCGAAGTTTGCCTTGAGGGCATTGCAATCAGGGATCAAATGACTCAAATTGGCTTCAACAGTGGCCTTGGTGATCGGGTCGGTGTGTGAACCGTCAGCCGAAGTTGATTCATTCAGTTTCTCAAGAATTTCATCGTCGCTCATCTTTTCAATCTCATACTTAGACCCGCAAGTAACATAAAcctacaaattaaaaaaaaaaaaaacatatgtaTAAATTATTAAGTATTGATTATgtatagcaataataataatataggtGTCCGTGTTTGGTACCTTGTTGGGGCTGGGAGGGATGAGTGTATCAGCTAATGTGTCCCAAGCTACGACCCAAGCACGTGATGTTCCGATTTCTTTTAAGACGGGTTCAACATACACTACAGCTCCTTTCGACACAAAATAGTCAATTTTAATTTCATTACCGGCGTCAATAGCAGGTGGTAGAGGGCCGAGATGGGGATTCGACCACTTCATGTAACGTTCCGCATGAATAACTTCTGGGGTTTGGTTACCCAGGTTGGCAATCAGCTTCCTTTCCATTTGCATCGATGCCATTCTTTGTTTGATCTCTGTTGTTATAAAAGCAATTCAAACATACATAATTTTAGTAGCCAAATTAATAATGTGTAAGTAATACGACACTCATTATCGATTTTAGTAACGTGCATCTGAGAAGTCTTAATTTAAAACGTTCTTAAGCTAGACATACAATTTCACAAACACTAATTCTTTGTTAAAATGTTCCAAGTTAAAACGACTTTTACAACTGCTTTAAAATAAGATTGAATTAAAAGGAAGAGACGACTTTACAAAAGTAGATATACCTTGATTAGTACAACAATCTATTTCTTGTAAGACTGTGTGTTGCTATGCTATAAACATTCGTCCATTCCTTCTATTTATAGGGATTTTTGTATATATCAATATCATAGAAtagcagctagtcttgcttgtgacgggctaatcccgtcacaagcttgtgacctctcacaaaaagggagaggggacaaggtgtggcacccccatgtgcttctcactcacctcttaatgggtattttgtgagaagcttgtgacggatatcgtccatcttcaatgagattttgtgcataGAATATGATGCCTTTTATCtttctttatttttataatttttttcaacCCCACACCTAATTTATTTccctttcttttgtttctttttaCAGTTGGGTGGAGAATTTAGTTATCTTCTCTCTTAATATTGATtcctttcttttgtttctttttaCAGTTGGTGGAGAATTTAATTATCTTATCTCTTAATATTGATTCCTTGTTTATTACCACATGTGAGTGTATTACAAAACCCTAGCCTCTCCGGATATACATTGTCAATAATGCACACATAAACGTTATTTCCTTCATCCTCCGTTTTGGTCATTTGTTGTATTATTTTATTTTGGGTGTCTCATCCAATTATTGtgatttctattttaggattgcatttgatgaacaatttaatctttcacactcaatttaatccacttgtcatcttataattgaACCTCTCCTCTTTTCTTAATCTTTattatgccaaaatcaaaggacaaatTAACTGGGACAGGGAGTACTGCATATTTAGAATTTCACATAGCTTGGACTTGCATCCTCCCTGAAGATATCAAAGAGGGTAGACCGTATTTTTCCAACACCAACATCCTCGTTCACTACAAGGCTGAAGTCGGATAGCTACTGCAAATTCAGTAGCTAATCATACCAATTCCGTCTCTAATTACCAATTGCGACAGAATTTGATACAGGACTTAGTTAGTCGCTAATAGCAGTGTCGCTAATTTAGCGACCCAATTAGCTACTACATTCAGCGACTAATGTAGCGACTGCCCTTACTGTATCTAATTTTGCGACTACTTTTGAGACTAatgtatgagtagctaaatttgcGACTAAAGCTTACTGTAGCTATTTTTGAAACCGGTTTTGAGACTAACGTATGCGTAGCTAAATCAGCTACTGAAAACTTATTGTAGCTATTTTTGAGATTAAAGTACGTGTAGCTAAATTAGCTACCAAAAAGTTATTGTAGCTATTTTAGAGATGAAACTAGGTGTAGCTATTTTACAGACGGAATTAGTTGTAGCTATTTTAGCGTCAAATTACTTAGTAGCAAAATGGACACAATTTGAGACGGATATGCATTTGTATCAATATTTTAGATGACACGATTAGTAGCTAAACATGGTAGCTCATTTAGATACCAATGATCCGTTTAAGTAGCTGAGTTGCATTAAAATGAACAGTAGCTAAAATGATCAAAACCAATTTTTATTACCATCTCAAAATCCAAAGACAATTTCTATTACCATCTAAAAATCCAACAACAATAACCTCGttcgaaaatccaaaaacaaacacATGGTTCAAAAATCCTAAAGCAAACACTGAGTTTAATAACGCAAAAACATTTCTCAGTTTATTCAAAACATATCAAATATCTAAATAAGAAGCCAAGACATTATTGCCCATAAGACGAAAAGTCTGGAGTCTTCATAGAGAACTCACTACAGTGTAGGGCTTCTGACATACGTGCCATATCCTTCTTCATATCTAAAAGCGTCATTTGAATTTCTCGATTTTCTTTTTCACTACTCTCCTTATACTTCTTCAATTCTTCTTGTGTAGCCTTGAGTTCATCTTGTGTAGTCTTAAGTTCTTGTTTTGTAGTTTCGAGTTGTTCTTCTAGTTGTACGACAATGCTGGAAGGAGGCAATTCCTTACCCGTTTTACCCGCGTCCGGAAGTGGGTAATAGAATTGAGACAAGGTACCCATTCCATACACAGTGCCATCTTTATTGATGCCACCCGCAGCCTCTAGATATGCATTGTTATCTTCCTTGGTACCACGTGTTCCAGCGTTTTTCTCATACTTCTCCTGCAATGAAGCCAAAGTTAAAGCACATACGAAgactttgatttttcatattataactcataCTTAATGCAAAATGATAATATGTTGGTCAGAATAACTTACCCAAACATTTTTCGCTTTATCATCCACCCAATCTCCATCTTCATTCATATGAGTTTTGCGGAACCAGACAGCCGGTGTAAGAATTTCTTTGTGTTTATCGTACTTTTTATAACATATTAAAAAGTTGTGTAAGTATAAATTTGTAAACTATCAAATCCACATAAACTACCATATCCAATAATATAGGTACTTACGTGACGACGTGCCAACTCCCGAGCTGAAActgagccttggatatgtgcaatACCCTTGTTAGGTCCCTTTTTATTTTTTGATGCTTGTTTGGACTTTTTCTTGAATTCAGTTGTGTGTTTTATCTTCTTGATACCCTTTCTAACCTCTTTGCTCATCCATTTAGGGCATTTTTTTTTGCCATTGCCTTGTATACCATGTCCCTAAGGCGCCTTGCAGCTGTTTTCTCAAACTCGACTTGAACGGCATCCTCAAGTGTTGGGTCCCATGTAAAACGGGTCTGCAATATACAATTAACGACAGTTGCAATCTTCTGAGCAccaaaaaaattatatataaaatTGCCAGATACACACAGACCCGCCAATTAGCATCATAATCTACCAAATAACATTATAATGTACCAAATAGCTGTACACATGCATCTAAACAGGCCTGACAtatgagaaaataataaagatgtTGGGTGGTCAAATTCCATACTAACAAATCTAAAAATCTTATTACATTCCAAAGTATACTGCCATTGTTACTATAACATGCTCAACAAATATGAGACATACATTATTACATTCCAAAGTTTAATGCTAACATGTCGAGTGTATGCAACTGCTACTATAACACGCTGAGTCAAAAAATAAATTAGGAGTTAAAGCACGTGAAGGCAATAGAGATATCCGGTCAGCAACAATAACGGAAACATCCAAGTTAAATATCCAGcaacaacaataaacaataaCCAGGCTCCTCACAACTGAAACATCCAGTGTGTCTAAACAATAGACTGTACAGCATTAGAAGTAAGCAAATTATTACGTGTACCTTAAAGATATTCCACCACAAAATTTTCTCATCATCGTCCGCATTCGTCCAGCATGTGCAGGGATGCTCAAAGTGTTTCTGAATGCTTTTAGTGACAGCCCGTACAACGTAGTTGTTCTCAAACCTAGTATTACATACCCATAAAACCATAATATCTTTACAAAATAGGCTCACACAAAAATAGACTGAAACATGACAGTAATACATATAGTCTAGTTGAATAAAAATTCAATGCATTTGTTTCATAAAATAGCTATACCACAATTCGTCAGGCTCGAGTTCCCTAGGCCCCTGCCCTAGAGCGTCTTCTTCAGAATCTTCATCAGAATCCTCAACATCAGTATCAGTGTGTTCATTCCCTTCATCCATCTCTTCCTCCATTGATGGTGGTTGCGTCTCATCATCATCAT
The Silene latifolia isolate original U9 population chromosome 11, ASM4854445v1, whole genome shotgun sequence genome window above contains:
- the LOC141612750 gene encoding uncharacterized protein LOC141612750, with the translated sequence MSKEVRKGIKKIKHTTEFKKKSKQASKNKKGPNKGIAHIQGSVSARELARRHYDKHKEILTPAVWFRKTHMNEDGDWVDDKAKNVWEKYEKNAGTRGTKEDNNAYLEAAGGINKDGTVYGMGTLSQFYYPLPDAGKTGKELPPSSIVVQLEEQLETTKQELKTTQDELKATQEELKKYKESSEKENREIQMTLLDMKKDMARMSEALHCSEFSMKTPDFSSYGQ
- the LOC141611266 gene encoding uncharacterized protein LOC141611266, with translation MASMQMERKLIANLGNQTPEVIHAERYMKWSNPHLGPLPPAIDAGNEIKIDYFVSKGAVVYVEPVLKEIGTSRAWVVAWDTLADTLIPPSPNKVYVTCGSKYEIEKMSDDEILEKLNESTSADGSHTDPITKATVEANLSHLIPDCNALKANFGISP